A window of Natator depressus isolate rNatDep1 chromosome 3, rNatDep2.hap1, whole genome shotgun sequence genomic DNA:
GTCAACATCCACCACTGCTCCTGGCAGCCTCCACCTCCAATGCTGGCTCTGCCTGCAGAGAGCATCCCacattccttcccccaccctgaaaacctgaatcatagaatatcagggttggaagggacctcaggaggtcatctagtccaaccccctgctcaaagcaggaccaatccccagctaaatcatcccagccaaggtcaggcttgacaaagccctaaggaaggagattccaccacctccctaggtaagggggaggggcaggtattGTGTCTATTTTTGTCTAGGTTGGGgagtggaggtgggagggagaaacAGCTCAGctcaaaaaagtttgaaaactgctgattTAGAGCATGCAACATATTTGCTTTCCTGAAAAACCAAGGAGCTGCAATATGACAGAGGAAATAATGGAGCATTAAGGAAAAACATAGCAAGTGTTAGAAGGAAAGTGTTTTTCTTCCTGTTCGAAAAGTAAACCCTGATGTTTAGTTTATACTGTCTTGACTATCAGCATCTACAGGCGATGGTAAATAAGGTGGAAGGCACAGGCGGCATTACTTTGAGACCTGAACTACTTCAAACACTCTTGCCCCTTGAAAGTGCAATTAAATATCACGAATAGTAATCAAAATCTAAACCATGGCAGTCTTTTACAGCCAATATGTAACATGCAGTCCTGCCAACAACTTCTGACTACAAGCAGCTACTAGATTTAGAATCTACATCCATGGGAAACAGAGTACTTGCTAAAGGCATCCAGGCTTCCAGCTCTTTACCTGGGGCAGGTAGGGGACCAAATGACAAAGTAGATATTAGCTCCTACCCTTCAGTGGGTCCCATATaccaattctgctcccactaTTCCCCATATGATTGGGGGGCCCCACCCACACCTAGGGAAGCTACACCTTCAGCATATACTCCCACTTACATCCATAAGAATTGGATGAGTGTTGCTAGGATTcttggctccacccccaccacaagaggGCACTCTTCTTCCATCCCCTATCAATCCTTCATTCTGTAAAGTGGGAGAGGAAAACAACTGGGCTggtatgaggaggaggaggaggagtggttAGGTAAGAGTCCACTTTAGGTCAGAGGGAGTGGAAGgtttccttcccccactccctcttgTCCTCTAAGCACCATTTAATTCTGATTcctccccatcacacacacaatttctgcTGCCTGCCCTCCCTTAGCAGAGCCCTGTTACTCCCTTGGCACAGCTCTCCCTCCAGATCCTCTGTTCTTCTCTCTGCCCTCCTACTGCTTGATGAGTAGCGTGGGAAATTCTGTATCTTCTCTTTCCAGCCCAGGCTGCCCTGTGAGGGAACAGCCAAgtctctcactcacacacctctctctctggGAGGGGATTAGAGACTCCCACACCCTTTTACACACACTACCAACATGACTCTCCTCACCATCTATTTGACAGAAATAAGCTTCAGAAACCAGAAATATTAAAGCCATGAAGAGAGTTAAAGGTTAAGCTTCCATACTATTATTCAGCACAAGTGCCATTTGACTATGCCATTCCAGCCTGAACACACAAGTGCATGAAGCTGAAGATCTGACTGGGAAAGTGAAGCTAAATGACACCGTAGGTGGGCCTATCAAGATTAGAAGTTAGTAAACATCTGTTCTTAGTGAAAACCATGTTCCTGAAAAGGAATAAGCAGCCCTTGCCATGGGAGAACTAATCTGTTTACAGTTCTTTGCTTTGAGAGCTCCATGGCTACTAGACAAGTACTAACAATATGGCATTCTATTCACGTACTTACCTGTTACTTAACCCATCAGCAGGGTGAGGAAGTGATCTCTTGCTAGAACAAAgataagagggaaaaaaagctaCTGTGAACAAACCCAGCTTGCACCTTCCATCTTTGGCAGCTAGCAAATAGGAGCAAATTCCAAATGGGGAGGTTGAGACCACCAACCCATTTTATAAAATGAAGTGCCGATAGCAATGAATAGTAGCGACCACCAACTTGAACCAAATCTGAACCAGTGACCTTAGATGTGAAAGGCTCAACACCCTTTTGCTAATCCAAAGCTATCCAGACCCTCCTGAGaatcggggggggaggggagaggaggatagagaaagaagggttttaaataaatttaacttGACAGCAGAAACTGCTATGGGCAAAGAACTATAGTCCATCAGAAAACAAATGCATCAACTAGAGACTCCAAACTGCCTGGCTCTGGAAGCCATCTGTACAATTGTGAAGTGAAAGTGCTCAGTTGTAGCTGAAAGTTCATAATTCATTTAACAGCACCAAGCTCACACTATGACAAATACATTACTAGGCTTGCAAAAAAGGGCTTGTGCAAGCTCCCATCTACTCTAATAAGCATTTTCCTCCATCAAGCTATTTGTCCATAGACCATAGattaaatgagaacagaatggACATTGACCTAGattcctatatatttttattGGTGCTTCTGAAGTGACCTTCACTTGTATATCAATAGCAACACCTAGCGGCCAGAGAATAATTTGAatttcttctggctctgtcttCTGATTAGTATAGTGAGTGACTATTAATACTATTTGTCCAGCTATATTCTATTATGCTGTGAATTGCTGCATTCAGGTGCTATAACTTATGATCAACAATAGATAACGATGTAAAATAAAATGAGCACATTTATTCATAGGTTAATCTAGTGTGAGCTCCcatataacacaggctatagaatttcagCCAGTTACCCCCGTATTAAGTCCAGACTTGTGTCCGACTAaagcatgtcttccagaaaggcatcctaCCAGTCTTGGTTTGAAAATGTCAAGAGATGCAGAATTCATCCCATCCCATGCTTAAAATACCTGGCCAGGAACCTCTATAAATTTCCTGCTACTGCACAATTCTTTTAGACCTTACCATGATTTAAAGAAAaccagacaaactggagaacaTACAGATACTTTTATTGCTCACCTTTTATACAACAGCACACCTTCAGCCATTTTCTTTCACAGCTTGACAATGTTTATGTACACAAAATCTCAGCAAGAAGCATTATGTGGCTTTcagtaaaggaaaaaaatgtcaagACATCAAACTCAGCCAGGCTTCATTTTCTGCAGCAATAGTAAAAGGGCTTCTTCCAGGCAGGAATTAGTCTTTCCAGGCCGTAGTGCATTtcttcaaaaaaaataaaatttaaaaaaaaaaaaaagaaaaagaaaaagacaacccCCAAAACAAATTGCCCTGAATTTGCTGAGCCAGTGGTATTAACTCGTGCATAAAACAAATTTCAGTTTGCTGTTTCTTCTAGCTGATTTCAAGTAAAAATTAGGTTTGTAAGAGGAGCAACTTGTTTTGGATGGATGCAGGTCAGTTTGAATTGCTATACTTTACTACAGCCCTACATAAACTATCGGTTCACAACTTAGCTTGGTTTTAAAATGATCTTCGCAGATTCTGGCCGCAGGCGAGATCTCCAGAGTTGAGCAGGAGATACAATTTTCCATTAGTGGAAGATAAGGCTACTGAATGTGGTATCTGCAGTAGAGCTCATATAATAGATACAAGagacctgagagttagaaagcaGTTTGAAAGTAGGTATGTGAGAGCATGAGCGAGAAACCTTTTCTTGATTATGACGACAGGGCAGCAAATCAAAAGCAATACTCAAAACTGTGTTTGGAGCATATACAcctaaagaatatttaaaaagagaaatgccGAACGTATAAACGATCATTTAATTAGTTTTCAATGTTGCGTGTGTATTACAAGTTTGATCAGAAAAGCATTGCTAGCGTCAGTATATAGACCCCCAGAATGGAAGGCAATCACAGCAGGGTAATAATTTCAGAACAAAACGATTTGATCAAAGGGATTCCATCTAAAAAGCTAAGCTGTTGGTTTAAGGTTTGGTTAATCCCAGTGAAGAGTggcaatttatttatttcagtcaaacaacaaaaagaaaatcagagttGTATGGGAACCTACAGCTTGCTTGAAGCAAGACCTCTCACCCAGACAGGGCCTTGCCACCACATATGGTCTTTTACTAATTCAAGAAGCAATAGATCAGGCCTCTGACACTAGGTTTCTATTACTTGAGCTCTGCTGAAGTGTAAGATTTAGTAGCCTCAGCTAGTAAAGTGTCTTCCTTGTCCAAATCCAGACTGATTATACTGATAGCCTCCATGCTGGAAGTGCTGCTCAAACTGCCCTCCTTGATTAAAGTTCTGTCCACCTCTGcctccccagcctcctcctgGGCCTCCACGGCCACCGCGGCCTCCACGgccacctctccctcctccacGCCCACCACCTCGATCACCATGGTGCCCACCATCTTGGTATCTGTTGTCTTGCTGGTAACCACCGCTGCTGCCGCCACCACCCTGGTATCCACTTCCTGTGTATGAAGACGATTGATAGCCTCCATAGCCGCCTCCTTGGTAGCCACCACCGCCACCATGGTAACCACCTGTTTGAAAACCTGCATCTCTGTAGTTGCTGTCCTGATAGCCTCCTCCTCCGCCATCTGTCCAGCCTCCTTGGTGCttgtttcctcttcctccccctctgtTTCCATGGTCATAACCACCCCGTCCTCCTCCTCGACCGCCTCGTTCATGACCCCCTTGTTCATGACCTCCTCGTCCTCCATATGAAGAATCATAACCTCCTCGCCCTCCTCTGTCATGACCCCCTTGTTCATAACCACCTCTTCCTCCATATGATGATTCAtagccacctcttcctcctctgcctccactTTGCTGTGGAGGACCATCTTGTCTTTTCTGCCATGGTGGCATCTCAGGAGGTGGAGGCTCAATTTCATTTGGTCTGCCCCCTCTATCAGGTACTCTGCCCATTAATACCTGAAAAGGTAAGAAAAAGATTGTTTAAGGAGTTCTACTATCATGCAATCAccagtctgatccagtatggcaaatcTTATGTTCCTAGTGAATAGTATATGCAACCTTGTGTTCCTATTACTATCGTCCTTGTCGGCCCACTGCTTTCCTTTTGGCTTCTGTACCTCCTTGCTGTCGCCTAAATAGGCACAAGATGCAAGttttttggggtagggactgtttttatgtttgtacagagtTCAGTACAACAAAACCCAATCCTGACTGCAGTCACTGAGTGCTAATGAAATACAAAAACTTTCTTTAGTTCTTCGTGGGTGACGTTTCATGTTAACTTTTGAAAAACAGATACACTATAGTGTAATGCTAATAAGACTCAAGTTCAGGGTACAAGTCAGTCTGATTAGCCTGAATTCTCAGGGGAATAACGGGATTTGGAGGAGCACGTGTGTAATTCCTTAATTTATGCAATATTCTTTCCACGGCAACACTTGCTCTTACAAAAATATGCACCTTGACTATATAAATGTAATCTAATCAGAACTCATACGAGAATCTAAATAGCAAAACACTGATTTTGCAAACAGATTTATACCCCGTCTAATTAAAATCCATTCAATTAAATGATTGCATTCTTTATTCTAGATGTGATGTTAATGACATCAGAGCAATATCAGCACCTGCAACCCTGATAGTGAAATGATAACACCACAAATATACAAGTAGCTTCCTCACTCCCTGTGTGGGTTGACTATGAAGTGTAACTGTAACATTGATCTTAAGGGAGATATTATGAACCCCTTACTCACACAGAATAGGATAACACACCAGGATGAGTCACACTGAAAGCAAAGGGGGTGCTTGTGGAGTATGATATTATTCACTGCGAGTGTgtcagaatttgaccctaaataTTAGAAGTTACAATTCCTAAAATTACAAACTAATTCAAAAGTACACTACGCACTTTGCTTTGGTGCATAAGGATCAGCAGCGAGAAGATAAGTTTCTCATCACGTATTTTCCAGTTTACATTGACTTTGATGAAAAATACAGAATGTTGTGGTGTTTAAAACACTCACTCTCATTGGgacaaaaatcttttttaaaattttaaaatgaaatgacttAATGTTCACAGCCTAGTACGAAGTTACATTTGCCATCTCAGAGCAGTCACTGAAGACATACCTTATTAACGGCGCACACAGTCTTTTCTCGGATAGACCCACTGCTTGTCCTCATAATCTTTGACAAATCTTGCCGAGCTGCCAAGAGATGAGCAATGGAAATAGTGCACTTGGTAGTTAAAAGGGCACGTTTGGGTTGGTAGACTTTAGCCAGTTTCTCTGTTTGACTCTGttggaggaaagaaaaacaaatgattcAATTAGCTAAAGGAATCAGTATGACACCGTGTCTAACCAAAAGATCCAGATCAATAAATGAACtagataaaaatatatttgtgttATTAAAATACAAGAGGAATATCAAAATGGCTAAGAATCACTTTATTTGAATTTAAGGATTACTGTAATAAGGACTGTGTgagcaaaattattttttcactctAGTCACACAAGGATGATAATTCTAACCTGATTGCCAAAATGTTACTTTGCACACATTTGCTTCTTACAGCTGAAAATTGTTGAGAGAGAAAGATATTTTGTTATTCTGCATTTATGTATTTGTCTTGAGTAGGCAGTCAGTATTATCAGCTATGTTAGAAAAAGAATTCCAGCTAATCAATACCCTCACAATGCCAATGAAAGTTATTGATTCGGATTGTATAcatctccttttccttttgcacaCGCACAATTCCTAAACagtcaatgtttaaaaaaaaacatcccTCAAGTCAGTTTTATGCTAGCCATAAACTTCCCTACACGGTAAGTTCTCTGAAGCAGAGATGATGTCCcatttgtctgtaaagcacctaATTACATAATACCAATGCGTAGAAGGTCATAAAAAGGAAAGGGATCATTTATTTTAGGGATGGTTTGTTGAACTATAATCAGATTTCATTACACTGGGGTAATATGTGGCTATTGTGTTTAACACCTCACAGTTTTAACCGTTATTTAATTAGCTAAAGCTATTTACTGCTGTGCATATGCTAACTTCTTAAATCTGTCACCTGTTATATTAAATAATAGGAACCTATTTAACTCTTCCCAACTGCTGCTATAATCCTGTTTCCTGTTCACTGCTAGATATAATTCCCCTCGGTAACAAACTCTGTATATTACAAAGAGGGCGGGAACGAAAGAGCCAGTAAACCAATGTGTTGATGATGGGTCCTTTGAATGGTCAAAAAACCGTCTGGGCACCGTCCTCAAATAATCTACTGAAATTCACAACTGTCCAGTTTCCTTACATCGTACATTAAATAGTGTGTCAGCGTGCCATTTGAAAGGGTGGGTGGTTACTACATATGATACAACCTTTCACATTTCTCCTTGCCTGGTGTGAGTAAATTGTTTGATAGGCTAGTAAAATATTCATGTTTTTATCAATTATGATAGTGTACAGGTAAGTAGATGTGCATGAGCTGGTAAGTTTACATGGACATTTTGCAGAGTTGCAATGCCAATTTTCAAGGCtgtaactttctttttttaaacgtTTAGTTAAAAGAGGAATATTTTACCTCGTTTTTTTCCTAAGAAGCCACTCTTGCTCACATGCTGCTTCCGCTGCCATCAGCGGTTCCTGTTTCCTGTGTTTGAGGGGAGCTACAATTGACCAAGGTaatgaaagttaaaaaaactaCTTCAAGAAGAGATATTACAGGCAAATAAATGTAAGTCACTCTGAATATGAGCAGTCAGAAGTTCAGTCGGGAGAAAATACCAGCTTATTAACTTTCCCATTTGCATCCTCCCTGATTGCCTTCTGTCATTAACAGCTTGCTCTCTTGACCTCCTGCCCAAATGTACCTATGGCAAGGTCCCCTGTCCCCCGCCCCAAGTAACATGCTCAATACAACACAAGTTAGCTGCATCTAGCTTTGACTAGCATATCATCAAGACTGAGCCCAAATTGAATAGGATCAGAGATGCAACTGGGGATAAAGGACAGTGAGGGAACAACAAAGGTGTGGAGCAAAGGAATAAAGAGATGTAACTGAATAGTTAGTGTAACTGAACAGTGGATTGTCTGGGCAGGACAACACTGGGTGAGGGCAGGTGGATGGGAGAATCTGTTCTCCCAGCTGAACTCCTGATATTTTAACATCTTCAGGGTGACTTAACAAATTTTAGTTTTCCCATCTATAGCTCCCCTTCAAGGCAGGAAACAGGAATGATAAGAGCTGTAGTGGGTAGATCAAAGTGGTTACTCAGGGACaaacaaaacactgtaaaaatattctttttgaaaaccaaacaacTTTACACTTTTACATTAGCAACTAAAGGTAAAATGTTTACCATAAAGTTAGCAAAACTGAATGACACCCTTACTTTATTACCTGACACTAAGCAAAGACAGAAAGAACAGAATAGCATgggaaaaagaacagaagtacagTACGTTTTTCCATGTTTGACCTACAATCCAAACACTTGTGATCTTATATGAAGCCAACCTTGAGGTGAACACACATACAATATACAGAGCAGCCATAATATTTTAGTATTCTTGCACTAATTATTTCTTTAACCTTAAAAATCTGTAATACATAAGACATAATATAAATCAGCTAAGAAAACAAGGTCATTTGTCATCAAATGTGAAATCTATTTACTGTTTTTATCTGTACAATTAAGCAATTAGTTACCACTACTGCATTCTTTGATTCTTAATGAAATTATAAAATgaagtttttaaaagttcatattttaaaatgaataccaTATCTTTGAAAGTTGCtaggaaaataaaattttaaatataactATATGTGCACAGTATTTAAGCACTGGCAATATGTTTTCCCTACGCAGTTTAATTGCAATCTCACACAGTTCAAGCTATTTCCCCAGCCCAGACATTGTCCTTAGTCCTCCCTTGTTGTGTTCATAACAGCTCTTTCAATACATTTCTATTGAAAATACAGTGAAAAACACTGTGCTTTTCCTGAACTAAATCTGAACAGCTGATCAAACCTTGGAGCCCCTGCAAGACACTTCTTTTGAAAAAAAGGCAGGTTTTGCAAAACCATGACACAGCCACAAGTCCCAAGGTGTTTTTAACACAGCCCAAAACTCACTGCTCACTTTCAGTTTCTGTTGAAACACTAAGTATTACACAGCTCTTCCAAGTTTGTCAATGAAACCTGACATATCGCCACTGCCTTCCATCACTTGTGTGACACCTATAGCCCCGTCTGTGTGATGGTAGAGGATCCCAAGCCAGAGAGAAGATAAATAcagaacaatttattttttaagctgTTGATTTTTAAGTAACTTATTTAGTCAAAAGACATTGGACATGAGACTTTACATCATCTGACTATGAAACTCACCTACGCTGATGGCCACCTAATGTATGTGGTAGTGCTAACTAATCGTACCATTATGGACATTATTTAGATAATAGTGATAATTTTAGAAGCCAGATTTATAATGCTTGTCATGCTATGTTTAAAATAATCGTTCCCAATTTTTGCTATCAATATATTTGGAATTTTGTCATAGGGGAGATCAGGTAGTTAGTTTGGAAACCAGAATGATCATACCCAATTAACTTCAGAAGGGGTTGAAATCACATCACACTCCATGATACAATTCAAGAACAAAATTATATACCAAAATATTACTTAAGAGCCAGGATGACAGAGCAAATTGCAGTGCATGGAAACATTCAAGACAACCTTACATAACAGTAATGTACCTAGGGATCTGGGCTTGCAGATGCAGCTTGATTTTGGGGAAAAGTCAGCGCTTCAGCAAACAGCACAGACTTTGGTATTAAGTAAAGAGGTGGTCAGAAGCAGGATTCACTGACATGATTCTTCAGAAACAATGCAAAGAAGAGATTCCAATCTTGGTTTCCTTGGTTCTAATGTAAGATTGCTAATGTGACAGTGAATGAAAAAATCTAACAATCCCCTCTTATCCCTAATATTTATTCTTCTATTTATccatttaactttattttttgctCTCTCTACATAGTTATATGCACATATGTAGTTACTAAATCATATAATAATCATCagttttaaaacagaattttgtAGTCAACTTATTCTGTAGTAAACTTCTTCAGAAATCCATAAACCAAAAATATTACATCAGGGGATGTTTTCCATTAAGTGCAAGAAAAGTCAGTTTTCAAAAGATATTTTATATAAAGCATAAGTGATCTGTATGTTCAGCATGTTTACAGAAAGCAATTTGTACCTTAGCTCTATCTGACCAGCCAAACGACTGCACAGTTACATCCAAACGTTTCACTAAGAGTTTTCTCCGAACTTCATACTCATTGGCTATGGCTTGGTTAATTGCTTCAATTTTTTCCTGAAATGAAGATTCAtgagtgtgacacacacacacactagattATTTTCTAATTGCAACAATAAATGATAGACAATGGTATAAACAGATTCAGATATTAAACACAGATTTGATTTTAGCACACAATTATCTACCTATTAAACATTCTCCAGTCATGGAATTGGGCCCCAAATGCAAGCCCCAGCTGCTAACACTACTTCCCTGATTGCCATGAAAGCTCTACCTTCTTCATGGCAGCCCAAGTACAGCCTCCTATCGGCACAGCGTTCAATGGTGTTCATAAGGTATGAAACGTCTCACTTTTTTTAAGCTGCTGGTTTGCTTCCTCCAGTATTTTCCAGAGCAAACAAGTAAGGAGGAGAAAAATATGAACAAGGTATAAACTCAAAGAAATGCAAGGATTTATACCCTCAAGTGCTAGGGAGTCTGA
This region includes:
- the FAM98A gene encoding protein FAM98A, giving the protein MEFELMESDILEALEDLGYKGPLLEDEALTQAVSGGASSPEFTKLSAWLVSELRLYCKLEENVQATNSPNEAEEFQLEVSGLLGEMNCPYASLTSGDVTKRLLNQKNCLLLLTYLISELEAARMLCVNTPPKKAQEGGGSEVFQELKGICIALGMSKPPANITMFQFFSGIEKKLKETLAKVPPGHVGKPLLKKPLGPAHWEKIEAINQAIANEYEVRRKLLVKRLDVTVQSFGWSDRAKSQTEKLAKVYQPKRALLTTKCTISIAHLLAARQDLSKIMRTSSGSIREKTVCAVNKVLMGRVPDRGGRPNEIEPPPPEMPPWQKRQDGPPQQSGGRGGRGGYESSYGGRGGYEQGGHDRGGRGGYDSSYGGRGGHEQGGHERGGRGGGRGGYDHGNRGGGRGNKHQGGWTDGGGGGYQDSNYRDAGFQTGGYHGGGGGYQGGGYGGYQSSSYTGSGYQGGGGSSGGYQQDNRYQDGGHHGDRGGGRGGGRGGRGGRGGRGGPGGGWGGRGGQNFNQGGQFEQHFQHGGYQYNQSGFGQGRHFTS